One stretch of Alcaligenes faecalis DNA includes these proteins:
- the asnB gene encoding asparagine synthase (glutamine-hydrolyzing), with product MCGYVGVFSAVPTDLPRNMFDQALREIHHRGPDSSSTWFDPMGQVGFGYVRLGLVGLGNGTQPIVADEGDLVLMVNGEFYDYKRIRKELEDSGCRFKTSSDSEIALHLYRRHGVRALKELRGEFSILLYDRARRQLIAIRDRIGVKPLYYAEHNGRWYFGSEIKALLAAGVPAQWDEDSYANRYFILRDRTVFQKIRSVRPGSWLIVDQSGVQTESYWDWSFPDAAKAMEARSEQEQIEGLRAVIEESVKLRLHADVPIGVCLSGGLDSSAMLGMCTQLQGQQLQAFHLSFEGEEGYDERHFAEIAAQHNQAHMNVLSVSSNDLADNYEHALWHAEVPFTNAHSVGKYLLCKFVQNNGMRAVITGEGADEVFAGYPYSRRDMVLYDNQGQDQAVVSELLQQIGAGSSRYLESQEVGTAWVNRELGHKVSWLDGQAGIFDPLASLYSTGFMDRNAYRDPYGQFYNRLKPHSFAAWSPVNRALYMVAKSSLPNVVLTSLGDRMEMAGSLEGRPPLLDHRVVEYACSLSVPMKVRGKTEKYALREAMRPYLPAEIYERKKQYFRAPPASLAPQSRLHQFVSDTLHSDLLNRVPFFDAGRVRNFLKKIPTLSNEQRLSADHLLMEIAGLCLMQKRFSIN from the coding sequence ATGTGTGGTTATGTCGGGGTGTTCTCTGCAGTCCCTACGGACTTGCCCAGAAATATGTTTGATCAGGCTTTGCGTGAAATCCATCATCGCGGGCCAGATAGTTCCAGCACCTGGTTTGATCCCATGGGGCAAGTGGGTTTTGGTTATGTACGGCTGGGTTTGGTGGGCCTGGGAAATGGCACTCAGCCTATCGTCGCGGACGAGGGCGACCTGGTCCTGATGGTGAATGGCGAGTTTTATGACTACAAGCGCATTCGCAAAGAGCTGGAAGATAGCGGCTGCCGCTTCAAGACGTCTTCGGACAGTGAAATCGCGCTGCATTTGTACCGGCGTCATGGTGTGCGTGCTCTTAAAGAGCTGCGCGGCGAGTTCTCGATTCTTTTGTACGACCGTGCACGTCGTCAACTGATTGCGATTCGGGACCGGATTGGTGTCAAACCCTTGTACTACGCCGAGCACAATGGCCGTTGGTACTTCGGGTCCGAGATCAAGGCTTTGCTGGCAGCTGGCGTTCCTGCCCAGTGGGATGAGGACTCGTATGCGAATCGCTACTTCATTTTGCGCGATCGCACGGTGTTTCAGAAAATCCGCAGTGTGCGACCAGGCTCCTGGCTGATTGTGGATCAAAGCGGAGTCCAGACCGAGAGCTATTGGGATTGGAGTTTCCCGGACGCTGCCAAAGCCATGGAAGCCCGCTCCGAGCAAGAGCAGATTGAAGGTTTGCGCGCGGTGATCGAGGAGTCCGTCAAGTTGCGCCTGCATGCGGATGTACCCATCGGGGTGTGTCTGAGTGGCGGCCTGGATTCTTCGGCCATGCTGGGCATGTGCACTCAATTGCAAGGTCAGCAGTTGCAGGCGTTCCACCTTTCCTTTGAAGGTGAAGAGGGCTATGACGAGCGTCACTTTGCCGAGATTGCCGCCCAGCACAATCAGGCGCACATGAATGTGCTTAGCGTCAGCTCCAACGACCTTGCAGACAATTATGAACATGCGCTCTGGCATGCCGAAGTGCCGTTCACCAATGCACACAGCGTAGGCAAGTACTTGCTGTGCAAGTTCGTGCAAAACAATGGCATGCGTGCCGTGATTACGGGCGAGGGTGCTGACGAGGTCTTTGCCGGTTATCCCTACAGCCGCCGGGACATGGTCTTGTACGACAACCAGGGGCAGGATCAGGCCGTGGTCTCCGAGCTTTTGCAGCAGATCGGGGCGGGTTCCAGCCGTTATCTGGAAAGCCAGGAGGTGGGCACTGCCTGGGTGAACCGAGAGTTGGGGCACAAGGTGTCCTGGCTGGACGGACAGGCTGGGATTTTTGATCCTTTGGCCAGTCTGTACAGCACCGGCTTTATGGATAGGAACGCGTATCGCGATCCCTATGGTCAGTTCTACAACCGCCTCAAACCGCATTCCTTTGCGGCTTGGTCGCCCGTGAATCGTGCCTTGTATATGGTGGCCAAATCCAGTCTGCCCAATGTGGTGCTGACTTCGCTAGGTGACCGTATGGAGATGGCAGGTAGCCTGGAAGGACGTCCGCCCTTGCTGGATCACCGAGTCGTGGAATATGCGTGCAGCCTGTCTGTGCCCATGAAGGTGCGCGGCAAGACCGAGAAGTATGCCTTGCGTGAAGCAATGCGGCCTTATCTGCCTGCTGAAATCTACGAGCGCAAAAAACAGTACTTCCGTGCGCCGCCGGCTAGCCTGGCGCCTCAGTCCCGACTACATCAATTTGTCAGCGACACCTTGCATAGCGATCTCCTGAATCGCGTGCCTTTCTTTGATGCGGGTCGGGTCAGAAATTTCCTGAAGAAAATCCCCACGCTTTCCAATGAGCAGCGCTTGTCTGCCGATCACTTGTTGATGGAAATCGCGGGGCTTTGCCTGATGCAGAAGCGGTTTTCAATCAACTAG
- a CDS encoding EamA family transporter has translation MQKKHLILAILVTLVWGVNFPITKLGLLSMEPFLLTGIRFTLAALPLVFFIPKPNIPFRYVVIYGFIFGLGMWGIINYGIQVGVHPGVASLLIQLSAFFTMGWGALLFKERLRATQLLGALIAFVGLLGIILSQGGGDATFGLVLVVLSAVSWSIGNVIIKLSGVKEIFSFMVWASLFPPIPLFIVSYWLHGAEPFTTLPEAINLMSVMSILFQVYLATHFSYWGWNSLLKLYPVSTVAPLSLLIPVFGLGSSMLILGEQVSFVEALSISAIIAGLAFGLYKGPVRPVSYPATR, from the coding sequence ATGCAAAAAAAACACCTGATTCTTGCCATTTTGGTCACTCTGGTTTGGGGAGTGAATTTCCCGATTACCAAGCTGGGGCTGCTATCCATGGAGCCTTTTCTGCTGACGGGGATACGTTTTACCTTGGCGGCCTTGCCGCTGGTGTTCTTTATCCCCAAGCCGAATATTCCGTTCCGCTATGTCGTGATTTATGGCTTTATCTTTGGCCTGGGCATGTGGGGGATTATCAACTATGGCATTCAGGTGGGTGTCCATCCGGGCGTGGCCTCGCTGCTGATTCAGCTTAGCGCCTTCTTTACCATGGGCTGGGGTGCCTTGCTGTTCAAGGAGCGCTTGCGAGCCACGCAGTTGTTGGGAGCCTTGATCGCGTTTGTGGGGCTGTTGGGGATCATCTTGTCGCAAGGTGGTGGGGATGCCACCTTCGGGTTGGTGCTGGTTGTGCTGAGCGCCGTATCCTGGAGTATCGGGAATGTGATCATCAAGCTGTCCGGCGTGAAGGAGATTTTCTCGTTCATGGTGTGGGCCAGTTTGTTTCCGCCTATCCCGCTGTTCATCGTCTCGTACTGGTTGCATGGGGCTGAGCCTTTCACCACTTTGCCAGAGGCGATCAACCTGATGTCGGTCATGTCGATTCTTTTTCAGGTCTATCTGGCGACACACTTTTCTTACTGGGGCTGGAATTCCTTGCTCAAGCTGTATCCGGTTTCCACGGTGGCACCTTTGTCGCTGTTGATTCCGGTGTTCGGCTTGGGTAGCTCCATGCTGATACTGGGCGAGCAGGTCAGCTTTGTGGAGGCCTTGTCCATCAGTGCGATTATTGCGGGTCTGGCTTTTGGGCTTTATAAAGGGCCGGTGCGTCCGGTTTCCTATCCAGCGACGCGTTAG
- a CDS encoding aminoglycoside adenylyltransferase domain-containing protein, with product MRDPENPNGQLPVVLALVQKILNLDLQALYLHGSAVAGGLRPQSDLDILAVVDAPLSDTQRQELIAALLPVSAPHPATPGGPRCIELVVCRLADLQRNMHPAKVEFIYGEWLRDAFKEGYLSEAAADPEYTLLLAQARQQAKLLWGRDVLAEVPDTPIEHIRQAMRDGAEPLYEGLRGDERNVLLTLARMWRTGVHGDFVTKDQAAAWAIPTLPSELARTLEYARLAYVGEVEDRWDTRAKEAERLAQELLGNLKQAL from the coding sequence ATGCGGGATCCTGAAAATCCAAACGGCCAGTTGCCGGTTGTCTTGGCGCTTGTGCAAAAAATCCTGAACCTTGATTTGCAAGCTCTCTATCTGCACGGTTCGGCTGTGGCTGGCGGGCTCAGGCCACAAAGCGATCTGGATATATTGGCGGTGGTCGATGCTCCTCTGTCAGACACACAGCGTCAGGAGCTGATTGCGGCTTTGCTGCCTGTCTCTGCCCCCCATCCCGCTACGCCGGGTGGTCCGCGTTGTATCGAGCTGGTGGTGTGTCGTCTGGCTGATCTTCAACGCAATATGCATCCCGCCAAGGTGGAATTTATCTACGGCGAATGGTTGCGGGATGCTTTCAAGGAAGGCTATTTGTCTGAAGCCGCTGCTGATCCGGAATATACCTTGCTCCTGGCTCAGGCTCGCCAGCAGGCGAAGTTGTTGTGGGGGAGGGATGTGCTGGCTGAGGTACCCGACACGCCGATTGAGCATATACGCCAGGCGATGCGGGATGGCGCAGAGCCTTTGTACGAAGGGCTGCGGGGAGACGAGCGTAATGTTCTGCTGACCTTGGCTCGGATGTGGCGCACAGGCGTGCACGGGGACTTTGTGACTAAAGATCAGGCGGCAGCGTGGGCTATTCCCACGCTGCCTTCGGAGCTGGCCAGGACTTTGGAGTATGCGCGTCTGGCTTATGTTGGTGAGGTGGAGGATCGCTGGGATACAAGGGCCAAGGAAGCTGAGCGCTTGGCACAGGAGTTGCTTGGGAACCTCAAGCAGGCTTTGTAA
- a CDS encoding ABC-F family ATP-binding cassette domain-containing protein: MTNPYLTLEGVSYTLPQGKTLFSQLNETFDSRHTGLVGRNGVGKTILAQILAGQLQPSNGRCLRSGKVHYLAQQVASVSGLRVADLAGVGPTLDALARIEAGSSAVEDFNLIEDRWDIRQQLQEALERNGLGHLTAETPAEILSGGQAMRLSLINALLSQADFLILDEPSNHLDRDNRLALIEQLRHWPHGLLLISHDRQLLDTMERIVELSSLGLRSYGGNYSHYAEQKALEQQSAMDQLEHRKLERQRAESTMQEQRQRQERRQARGNQQGKQANQAKILLDRQKGRSEATTGKLRQQHVTAQKQLAQRVQEAAELIEQDSTINLHALPLMPLTRQRVVELDEVTLPYVPAEQPPVTLLLSGQQRVGVIGPNGCGKSTLLKVIAGQLEPLAGHCKVVPQHVYLDQGLADLDPQQTVLEQIQAVNRKSSEGDLRMRLAQLGLDAQKVTGPSGALSGGERLKAALACVLYADPPPQLLLLDEPSNHLDLPSTLALETMLSSYQGTLMVVSHDDAFMNNLGLTERLEFSEKGWRLLPW, encoded by the coding sequence ATGACGAATCCTTATCTGACGCTGGAAGGCGTGTCCTATACCTTGCCGCAGGGCAAGACTCTGTTTTCCCAACTGAACGAAACCTTCGACTCGCGGCACACGGGCCTGGTCGGACGTAATGGCGTGGGCAAAACCATTCTGGCTCAAATCCTGGCCGGGCAACTCCAGCCCAGCAATGGCCGTTGCCTGCGCTCGGGCAAAGTCCATTATCTGGCGCAGCAAGTGGCGTCTGTCAGCGGCTTGCGCGTCGCTGATCTGGCGGGTGTAGGGCCAACGCTGGACGCACTGGCCCGGATTGAAGCCGGCAGTAGCGCCGTGGAAGACTTCAATCTGATCGAAGACCGTTGGGATATTCGGCAGCAATTGCAGGAAGCGCTGGAGCGCAATGGTTTAGGGCATCTGACTGCCGAGACACCTGCCGAAATATTAAGCGGCGGCCAGGCCATGCGGCTGTCGCTGATCAATGCCTTGCTGTCTCAGGCCGATTTCCTGATTCTGGATGAGCCCAGCAACCACCTGGATCGCGACAACCGGCTTGCCCTGATTGAGCAGTTACGACACTGGCCCCACGGCCTGCTGCTCATCAGCCATGACCGCCAACTGCTGGACACGATGGAGCGCATTGTGGAGCTGTCGTCCCTGGGGCTGCGTAGCTATGGCGGTAATTACAGCCACTACGCCGAGCAAAAAGCCCTGGAACAGCAAAGTGCCATGGACCAATTGGAGCACCGCAAGCTGGAACGTCAGCGCGCGGAAAGCACCATGCAAGAGCAGCGCCAACGACAGGAGCGTAGACAGGCACGCGGGAATCAACAGGGCAAGCAAGCCAATCAAGCAAAAATCCTGCTGGACAGGCAAAAGGGCCGCAGTGAAGCCACCACCGGCAAACTGCGTCAGCAACACGTGACGGCTCAAAAGCAGTTGGCACAACGCGTACAGGAAGCCGCCGAGTTGATCGAGCAGGACAGCACCATCAACCTGCACGCCCTGCCCCTGATGCCGCTGACCCGCCAGCGCGTTGTGGAACTGGATGAGGTAACACTCCCCTATGTTCCGGCCGAGCAACCCCCGGTCACGCTGCTACTCAGCGGCCAGCAACGGGTAGGAGTCATAGGCCCGAACGGCTGTGGGAAATCCACGCTGCTCAAGGTCATTGCAGGCCAATTGGAGCCCCTTGCTGGCCACTGCAAAGTAGTGCCACAGCATGTTTATCTGGATCAGGGCTTGGCCGATCTGGATCCACAGCAAACCGTGCTGGAACAGATACAGGCCGTCAACCGCAAAAGTAGCGAGGGCGACTTGCGCATGCGTCTGGCTCAACTTGGCCTGGACGCCCAAAAAGTCACCGGCCCCAGCGGTGCCTTGAGCGGTGGCGAACGCCTGAAAGCCGCCCTGGCCTGCGTGCTGTACGCGGATCCTCCGCCACAACTGCTGCTTCTGGATGAACCCAGCAACCACCTGGATCTGCCTTCCACCCTGGCTCTGGAAACCATGTTGAGCAGCTACCAGGGCACGCTGATGGTGGTGTCGCATGACGATGCTTTCATGAACAATCTTGGGCTGACGGAACGGCTGGAATTTAGTGAAAAAGGCTGGAGATTGCTACCCTGGTAG
- a CDS encoding DUF5993 family protein — MFLPFLLALGMVLSVVAGKPKLSYVMWMALVLVAVLSFQYHVSDPLALSF; from the coding sequence ATGTTTCTTCCATTCCTACTCGCATTGGGTATGGTGCTGAGTGTGGTGGCTGGTAAACCCAAACTAAGTTATGTCATGTGGATGGCATTGGTTCTTGTCGCTGTGCTTTCGTTCCAGTACCACGTGAGCGATCCCCTGGCTCTTTCTTTTTAA
- a CDS encoding disulfide bond formation protein B, which produces MMPSTVQSKSPLAVSSFVNTLGLLGICVALLIAFYYQFVKAELPCPLCLLQRVGLIIVGCGFLCNIRLGVKGTHYGMVLAGSVITGLIAVRQVFLHILPGDVGYGSTLFGLHFYTWTLITSILIVLAVSVMLSMGDREFGVRKMSFFLGLGKAVTVLFIVLIAGNLVSTLLECGFGQCADNPVSYQWLE; this is translated from the coding sequence ATGATGCCAAGTACCGTTCAATCGAAAAGCCCTCTGGCTGTCAGTTCGTTCGTTAATACCCTCGGTTTGTTGGGCATATGTGTTGCACTGCTTATTGCTTTTTACTATCAGTTTGTGAAAGCGGAGTTGCCGTGTCCCCTGTGCCTGCTTCAGCGCGTTGGCCTGATCATTGTCGGCTGCGGTTTTCTGTGCAATATCCGCTTGGGTGTTAAAGGGACCCACTATGGCATGGTGTTGGCAGGCAGCGTTATTACGGGCTTGATTGCTGTTAGACAAGTATTTCTGCACATTCTCCCTGGCGATGTGGGCTACGGTTCTACTTTATTTGGCTTGCATTTTTATACGTGGACCTTGATTACGTCCATTTTGATCGTGCTTGCGGTGAGCGTGATGCTCAGCATGGGTGACCGGGAATTTGGCGTACGTAAAATGTCTTTTTTTCTGGGCTTGGGTAAGGCCGTCACAGTCTTGTTCATCGTCCTGATCGCTGGAAACCTAGTGTCTACCTTGCTGGAATGCGGGTTCGGGCAGTGTGCGGATAATCCGGTCAGTTACCAATGGCTGGAATAG
- a CDS encoding autotransporter outer membrane beta-barrel domain-containing protein — translation MKKTCLALALMALHAGTQAQAFSNTYFIGDSLTDSGQFGSRFTTNPGQVWSQVLAQKLGTDAAPSSQGGSNYAVGGARVAVDELLDPSSPPGPTNPPLPAMTTQTAQLLAMHNGRLDGQALYTVWGGANDLFAAVQDPFNMSQIVADSVGNQAALINTLSQAGARYILVPNIPDLGMTPEFSGSPISAGIATLLSDSYNQAFTQQLSSSSANIIPLNVSALLHEVAADPQAYGFSNVNTAACGSVSSRLCTPADLVAPGADQNYMFADGVHPTSGGHAVIADYAHAVVSAPSQVAMLASAANTAGQMQMQHIDRRLQTISSSQDKDLAVWFQGEAITRNSSSANSRLDGTQAAWKLGLDKRLDDWTVGAYLSYENLDSDTDEEGTYSQKRQSAGLYGRWQAENLWVNAQIFYSDLDNKTRRHIRLGAATREHQAKAGGSQYGGKISTGYDWQAGAVTHGPLLSLSMQKSKIKALSEDGQGLSTSMGFDAQDQTSVQSSLGYQINVAVSNKWSVYASAEWLHEFKKPAELLGARLQDGVYNKHHFYLPTDQERVRDTGLLELGTVGQLSNNWTLGAGVSTQVGKGTSAQTALYLNTAYRF, via the coding sequence ATGAAAAAAACTTGCCTTGCCTTGGCCTTGATGGCCTTGCATGCCGGGACACAGGCCCAAGCCTTCTCCAACACCTACTTTATCGGTGACAGCCTGACTGACAGTGGTCAGTTCGGCTCGCGCTTTACCACCAATCCTGGCCAGGTCTGGTCCCAAGTACTGGCTCAAAAACTGGGCACCGACGCGGCCCCTAGCAGCCAGGGCGGCAGCAACTATGCTGTCGGTGGTGCCCGCGTGGCTGTCGATGAACTGCTGGACCCCAGCAGCCCTCCCGGCCCTACCAACCCGCCTTTGCCCGCCATGACGACACAGACCGCTCAACTGTTGGCCATGCACAATGGGCGCCTGGACGGGCAGGCCCTATACACCGTCTGGGGTGGCGCAAATGACTTGTTTGCCGCCGTACAAGATCCGTTCAATATGTCCCAGATCGTGGCGGACTCCGTCGGTAATCAAGCCGCCTTGATCAACACGCTATCGCAAGCAGGCGCGCGCTACATTCTGGTCCCCAATATCCCTGATCTGGGCATGACGCCGGAATTCTCCGGCTCACCGATCAGCGCAGGTATCGCCACCCTGCTCAGTGACAGCTACAACCAGGCGTTCACCCAGCAGCTAAGTTCCAGCTCCGCCAATATCATTCCCTTGAATGTCTCGGCGCTTTTGCACGAAGTGGCTGCGGACCCGCAAGCCTACGGTTTCAGCAACGTCAATACAGCGGCTTGTGGCAGTGTGTCCTCTCGCCTGTGTACACCCGCCGATCTGGTGGCTCCGGGAGCCGATCAAAACTATATGTTTGCTGATGGCGTGCATCCCACATCAGGCGGCCATGCTGTTATTGCCGACTATGCCCACGCTGTTGTCAGCGCCCCCAGTCAGGTAGCCATGCTGGCCTCCGCGGCCAATACCGCCGGGCAGATGCAAATGCAGCACATTGATCGTCGTCTGCAAACCATCAGCTCCTCACAGGACAAGGATCTGGCAGTCTGGTTCCAGGGAGAGGCCATCACGCGCAATAGCAGCAGCGCGAACTCGCGTCTGGATGGCACGCAAGCCGCCTGGAAGCTGGGTTTGGATAAGCGTCTGGATGATTGGACGGTCGGTGCCTACCTGTCTTACGAAAATCTGGATAGTGATACGGACGAAGAAGGCACTTACAGCCAGAAGCGTCAGTCAGCAGGTTTGTATGGCCGCTGGCAGGCCGAGAATCTGTGGGTGAACGCCCAGATTTTCTACAGCGATCTGGATAACAAAACCCGCCGTCATATTCGTCTGGGTGCCGCCACGCGCGAGCACCAGGCCAAAGCAGGTGGCAGCCAGTATGGCGGCAAGATCAGCACGGGTTACGACTGGCAAGCCGGTGCAGTCACCCATGGCCCACTGTTAAGCCTGAGCATGCAGAAATCCAAGATCAAAGCCCTGTCGGAAGATGGCCAGGGCCTGTCTACCTCCATGGGTTTTGATGCTCAGGACCAGACCTCGGTACAAAGCAGCCTCGGTTACCAGATCAACGTCGCGGTCAGCAACAAGTGGTCCGTGTATGCCTCCGCAGAGTGGTTGCACGAGTTCAAGAAACCGGCGGAGCTGCTGGGCGCGCGCTTGCAGGATGGCGTCTACAACAAGCACCACTTCTACCTGCCTACAGACCAAGAGCGCGTGCGTGATACAGGCCTGCTGGAACTGGGCACCGTAGGTCAGCTCAGCAATAACTGGACGCTGGGAGCGGGTGTCAGTACTCAAGTTGGCAAGGGCACCAGCGCACAAACGGCCTTGTACCTGAATACGGCTTACCGCTTCTAA
- a CDS encoding carbonic anhydrase gives MKDIIDGFLKFQREAYPKRAKLFKNLATQQNPRALFISCSDSRLVPELVTQREPGDLFVIRNAGNIVPSYGPEPGGVTASVEYAVSALRVSDVVICGHSDCGAMTAIATCQCLDHMPAVDHWLRYADSARLVNEARTHANEQERISSMVRENVVAQLANIQTHPSVRLAMSEGRLTLHGWVYDIESGTIDAYDGGSMKFVPLADNPNVCVAPLVRG, from the coding sequence ATGAAAGACATTATCGACGGTTTCCTGAAATTCCAACGGGAAGCCTATCCCAAGCGCGCCAAGCTCTTCAAAAATCTGGCCACACAACAAAACCCCCGCGCTTTGTTTATCTCTTGCTCCGATAGCCGTCTGGTCCCAGAGCTGGTGACACAACGTGAACCCGGCGATCTGTTCGTGATTCGTAATGCTGGCAATATTGTTCCCTCCTACGGTCCGGAACCCGGTGGTGTGACCGCCTCCGTGGAATACGCCGTATCCGCCCTGCGCGTGTCCGATGTCGTCATCTGTGGTCACTCCGACTGTGGCGCCATGACCGCCATCGCCACCTGTCAGTGCCTGGATCACATGCCTGCCGTGGATCACTGGCTGCGCTACGCCGACTCGGCCCGCCTGGTGAACGAAGCCCGCACCCACGCCAATGAACAGGAACGCATTTCTTCCATGGTGCGTGAAAACGTGGTGGCCCAGTTGGCCAACATCCAGACTCACCCTTCCGTGCGTCTGGCCATGTCCGAAGGCCGCCTGACCCTGCATGGCTGGGTCTACGACATTGAGTCGGGCACCATCGACGCTTATGACGGTGGCAGCATGAAGTTTGTGCCCTTGGCAGACAACCCGAATGTGTGTGTCGCCCCCTTGGTACGCGGCTAA
- the cynR gene encoding transcriptional regulator CynR has protein sequence MLLRHLNYFLAVAQYQSFTRAARALHVSQPALSQQVRQLEEHLGAQLFDRTGRLVRLTDAGEVYLRYARQALQDLEEGRRALHDVSDLSRGSLRVAVAPTFTSYLIGPLVEAFYRRYPNVRLVVQEMLQERVETQLVEDELDIGIAFEKPTSAAVEFQPLLVETLALVMSRTHPLAERRSIDRDTLMRESLVLLTPEFATRGQIERHCRQHDLDLKVSMESNSLNAVIEVVRRTGLATLLPAAIAGNSEYLVAVSLDPAPPQRRAILMQRKGAYQSAAMRAFIELALKYGAASTF, from the coding sequence ATGCTTTTGCGCCATCTTAATTACTTTCTGGCGGTTGCCCAGTATCAAAGCTTTACCCGCGCGGCACGTGCCTTGCACGTGTCTCAACCGGCCTTGTCCCAGCAGGTGCGCCAGCTGGAAGAACATCTGGGCGCACAACTGTTTGATCGCACCGGGCGTCTGGTGCGTTTGACGGATGCAGGCGAGGTCTATCTGCGTTATGCGCGCCAAGCCTTGCAGGATCTGGAAGAAGGGCGGCGGGCCTTGCATGACGTCAGCGATCTGAGTCGAGGCTCCTTGCGGGTGGCGGTGGCGCCTACCTTTACGTCTTACCTGATTGGCCCTTTGGTGGAAGCTTTCTACCGACGCTATCCCAATGTGCGACTGGTTGTGCAGGAGATGTTGCAGGAGCGTGTGGAAACACAGCTGGTTGAGGACGAGCTGGATATTGGTATCGCGTTTGAAAAACCTACTTCGGCCGCCGTGGAGTTTCAGCCTTTGTTGGTGGAGACGCTGGCTTTGGTGATGAGCCGCACGCACCCTTTGGCCGAGCGCCGTAGCATTGATAGGGACACGCTGATGCGTGAATCTCTGGTCTTGCTGACCCCCGAGTTTGCCACGCGCGGACAGATCGAACGCCATTGCCGTCAGCATGATCTGGACTTGAAGGTGTCGATGGAATCGAACTCGCTTAATGCGGTGATCGAGGTGGTGCGGCGCACGGGTTTGGCGACCTTATTGCCTGCTGCGATTGCCGGCAATAGCGAGTATCTGGTGGCTGTCAGTCTGGACCCGGCCCCGCCGCAACGGCGGGCCATTTTGATGCAGCGCAAGGGCGCTTATCAATCTGCGGCGATGCGCGCCTTTATTGAGCTGGCGCTGAAATACGGCGCGGCATCGACGTTTTAA
- a CDS encoding ureidoglycolate lyase, with protein sequence MSTPITLTPQLLSPEAFAPYGWMLGKGLATAPATAAFSNAATDFWHEHAFDTGPSGQTEVLWVNYRIQDPNITTLENHLLTQQALIPLTGEVIHIVADSKAEGGPDLSTLKAFRIPQGQGVCMRPGCWHSSRVAGGEVACLMLTRISTTVDLVAHLNESKPAVESELRPLEQSVVVAL encoded by the coding sequence ATGAGCACCCCCATCACCCTGACTCCCCAGCTCCTTAGCCCCGAGGCTTTTGCCCCTTATGGCTGGATGTTGGGTAAAGGTTTGGCCACTGCGCCTGCGACGGCAGCCTTCAGCAATGCCGCCACCGACTTCTGGCATGAACATGCGTTTGACACAGGTCCAAGCGGTCAGACCGAAGTGTTGTGGGTGAATTACCGGATTCAGGATCCCAACATCACGACGTTGGAAAACCATCTGCTGACGCAACAGGCACTGATCCCGCTGACTGGTGAAGTGATCCATATCGTGGCCGACAGCAAAGCCGAAGGTGGCCCGGATCTGTCCACACTGAAAGCTTTTCGTATTCCTCAAGGCCAAGGCGTGTGCATGCGTCCCGGTTGCTGGCACAGCAGCCGTGTTGCCGGGGGTGAAGTGGCCTGTTTGATGTTGACGCGCATCTCTACCACGGTAGATCTGGTCGCCCATTTGAACGAGAGCAAACCCGCCGTGGAAAGCGAGTTGCGTCCTCTGGAACAAAGTGTGGTGGTGGCGCTGTAA
- the ccmA gene encoding cytochrome c biogenesis heme-transporting ATPase CcmA, whose amino-acid sequence MLQAVSLTCRRGQRRVFSELSLRLEAGQCCLVSGPNGSGKTSLLRILANIAQADDGQLIWRDRPVQSNDSDYRRQLVYGGHAPGLNGSLSVQENLDGLLMQDRVPLEREACDQALLAGGLLAYRRVPVRQLSAGQRRRVFLVRLSLSNRPLWILDEQLTALDNAGQKFLGELIAQHLHKQGAVILTSHQTLPWDLEVQHLDLGQAC is encoded by the coding sequence GTGCTTCAAGCTGTTTCGCTGACCTGTAGACGGGGCCAGCGTCGTGTGTTCTCCGAGCTGAGCCTAAGGCTTGAAGCTGGCCAATGCTGTTTGGTCAGTGGGCCCAATGGCAGCGGCAAAACCAGCTTGCTGCGTATCCTGGCCAATATCGCCCAGGCCGATGACGGTCAGTTGATCTGGCGCGACCGCCCCGTGCAAAGCAACGATAGCGATTACCGCCGACAACTGGTGTATGGCGGGCATGCGCCGGGGCTTAATGGCAGCTTGTCGGTGCAAGAGAATCTGGACGGCCTGCTCATGCAGGATCGTGTGCCGCTGGAACGGGAGGCCTGTGATCAGGCGCTGCTGGCAGGCGGTTTGCTGGCTTACCGTCGCGTGCCTGTACGGCAGTTGTCGGCTGGACAACGCCGCCGCGTGTTTCTGGTGCGCCTGTCCCTGAGCAACCGACCCTTGTGGATTCTGGACGAGCAACTGACTGCGCTGGATAACGCTGGTCAGAAGTTTCTGGGCGAGCTGATTGCGCAGCATCTGCACAAGCAGGGCGCTGTCATTCTGACCAGCCACCAGACCTTGCCCTGGGATTTGGAGGTGCAGCATCTGGATCTGGGGCAGGCATGTTGA